A region from the Arachis ipaensis cultivar K30076 chromosome B01, Araip1.1, whole genome shotgun sequence genome encodes:
- the LOC107627469 gene encoding uncharacterized protein At2g23090, giving the protein MGGGNAQKSKMARERNLDKQKAAAKGSQLETNKKAMSIQCKVCMQTFICTTSEVKCREHAEAKHPKSDLYACFPHLKK; this is encoded by the exons ATGGGTGGAGGCAATGCTCAGAAATCGAAGATGGCTCGCGAGAGGAACCTCGATAAGCAGAAGGCTGCTGCTAAGG GAAGCCAGCTTGAAACTAACAAGAAAGCTATGTCAATCCAG TGCAAGGTGTGCATGCAAACATTTATCTGCACCACATCAGAAGTGAAGTGCAGGGAGCATGCTGAAGCCAAGCACCCAAAATCGGATTTGTATGCTTGTTTTCCTCATCTTAAAAAGTGA